From the genome of Gemmatimonas phototrophica, one region includes:
- a CDS encoding SH3 domain-containing protein — translation MSVATARCRSAIAMAVLLPVTSAPILSSQPSPTAIVDRIRSTDGKPIDFHAAAFPESVYVGQQVTYQVAVLLSDQARSRLRRNPEFLPPELRGLLAYELGTPRRVPARSYGGGVAYEAHVFQRALFGVAAGTLKVPAPQLTYSLPQSSSYFSREERFVVRAESAQLVIRPLPEEGRPSDFTGAVGVLRASTRFDGADVRVGDPLVLTIRIEGTGNVKLLPRPALELSWASVVPGSERVQVDTTGALVRGAKEFDFILTPNQSGAVTLPVVRYAYFDPYRRAYANAESAPADVRVADGNLAAGAEAPESDALPLRTWQHRETRSVAEWAPLWRILGLVLLLLAPVPALVTLVARVRRQRAAQRPDVPRASAREEAIDDDSPAGMARRTRRTMLAELAFRLHVKATDLVTPADVERVLRRRGVTRATTRDVMLLLDELATQGFAGPSGTNQDRPLAHQRAEPLLAKVNGEAVTHGRARLWSRRARQSSALLPVLLVGLAMSGPLHTLHAAPLAVVDTTATCQSESAEASSGLAVLVEEGMAAYRAGRFTTAAQRMGTAVAICPRDADLLLNWGNAAWAASDTVSAVMAWQRAARLDPLAADAQERLALLPAGARGGFAEVPMVPVTALVIAGAVAWLVGWVLFLVAWRDPNGSGTVSLVATLLLAAALAAGGTAWWGHRALSSSGLAVVRRPETLRSAPGFDANTAGGLSTGDLVRMSSMQEGWFRIEHIDGRSGWVPASRLAPLVGGTATR, via the coding sequence ATCAGGTGGCGGTGCTGCTCAGCGATCAGGCGCGCAGTCGGTTGCGACGCAATCCGGAGTTTCTCCCTCCCGAGTTGCGTGGGCTGTTGGCCTACGAGTTGGGCACCCCGCGTCGTGTGCCTGCTCGCAGCTACGGCGGCGGTGTGGCGTATGAAGCGCACGTATTTCAACGGGCGCTGTTTGGGGTCGCCGCTGGTACACTGAAGGTGCCCGCGCCGCAGCTCACCTACAGTTTGCCGCAGTCCTCCAGCTACTTCAGTCGTGAAGAGCGGTTTGTGGTTCGCGCGGAAAGTGCGCAGCTTGTCATCCGGCCGCTTCCCGAAGAGGGGCGGCCATCCGATTTCACGGGGGCCGTTGGTGTCCTGCGAGCATCTACCCGCTTCGATGGCGCCGACGTGCGTGTTGGAGACCCGCTGGTGCTCACGATTCGCATTGAAGGCACTGGCAATGTAAAGCTGTTGCCGCGGCCGGCACTCGAACTGTCGTGGGCGTCCGTGGTGCCGGGCAGCGAGCGGGTCCAGGTGGATACCACCGGCGCGCTGGTGCGCGGCGCGAAGGAGTTCGATTTCATCCTCACGCCAAATCAATCCGGCGCCGTAACCTTGCCCGTGGTACGCTATGCGTACTTCGATCCGTACCGTCGCGCCTACGCCAACGCGGAATCGGCCCCGGCCGATGTTCGCGTGGCTGATGGGAACCTCGCTGCGGGAGCCGAGGCCCCTGAGTCTGATGCGTTGCCACTCCGCACCTGGCAACATCGGGAGACGCGCTCCGTTGCCGAATGGGCTCCACTGTGGCGTATCCTGGGGCTCGTGCTGCTCTTGCTGGCACCAGTGCCGGCGTTGGTGACACTCGTCGCACGCGTTCGCCGGCAACGTGCGGCGCAGAGACCAGACGTGCCGCGCGCCAGCGCGCGTGAGGAGGCCATCGATGACGATTCACCCGCCGGCATGGCCCGACGCACGCGACGCACCATGCTGGCGGAGTTGGCGTTCCGCCTGCACGTCAAAGCTACAGACCTCGTGACGCCAGCCGATGTAGAGCGGGTACTGCGCCGTCGTGGCGTGACACGGGCCACCACGCGCGATGTGATGCTCTTGCTCGATGAGCTGGCCACGCAAGGGTTCGCTGGTCCGTCCGGAACCAATCAGGATCGCCCGTTGGCCCACCAGCGCGCCGAACCCCTCCTGGCGAAAGTCAACGGTGAAGCGGTGACGCATGGCCGCGCGCGGCTCTGGTCCCGGCGCGCCAGGCAGTCCAGCGCGCTGCTCCCTGTGCTTCTGGTGGGACTCGCGATGAGTGGGCCGCTGCATACCCTGCACGCCGCGCCGCTCGCCGTTGTTGACACTACCGCAACCTGCCAGAGTGAGTCTGCGGAAGCCTCCTCCGGATTGGCCGTGCTGGTGGAGGAAGGAATGGCCGCCTATCGGGCCGGACGATTCACCACCGCCGCCCAACGAATGGGGACGGCCGTAGCGATCTGTCCTCGCGACGCCGATCTGCTGCTCAATTGGGGGAACGCGGCCTGGGCCGCCAGCGATACGGTGTCCGCCGTCATGGCCTGGCAGCGCGCTGCGCGCCTTGATCCGCTGGCCGCCGACGCGCAGGAGCGTCTTGCCTTGCTCCCTGCAGGAGCCCGCGGCGGGTTTGCCGAAGTCCCCATGGTTCCGGTTACGGCGCTGGTCATTGCGGGTGCCGTCGCCTGGCTGGTCGGGTGGGTGCTCTTCCTGGTGGCATGGCGTGACCCCAACGGGTCCGGTACCGTGTCGCTCGTGGCCACACTGCTGTTGGCGGCGGCGCTTGCGGCTGGCGGTACGGCATGGTGGGGGCACCGTGCCCTGAGTAGCTCGGGGTTGGCCGTCGTGCGGCGCCCGGAGACGTTGCGGTCAGCCCCCGGATTTGACGCCAACACCGCCGGCGGATTGTCCACCGGCGATCTGGTGCGGATGTCGTCTATGCAGGAAGGGTGGTTCCGCATTGAACACATCGATGGGCGCAGCGGATGGGTACCGGCATCACGCCTGGCGCCACTCGTGGGCGGCACCGCCACCCGATAA
- the mutL gene encoding DNA mismatch repair endonuclease MutL produces the protein MPRIAILSSAVADQIAAGEVVERPASVVKELVENAIDAGASTVDITIEDGGRQLVRIADDGSGMDRDDAVLALSRHATSKITAAEQLVGVRSFGFRGEALPAIASVSELTIETAPDDGAGSIVRVAGGILQETRDIARRRGTTVSVHRLFFNTPARQKFLRSARSEWRGIVDTVQAIATLRRDVHFTLRHDGKVAFDLPAVGTLRSRLAALWGAREMERFVDVDDVQGPVHVTGLAERPADVGTATRRILLIVNGRLIRDHGLVRAAEAAYKSTLPSGVRPSLVLQVHVPGGDVDVNVHPAKAEVRFRDRWPIERAVEQAVRRALGLFDASAGLGGWRTWTPSPSPAPEWRADQHAMEPAALRTAPALDGLFAARLDGDAAPAFDTPPWETHLEATVGDGMPAPAPMEDPAIEPVAPVSVPPLMQLRRMYLMFEHDEGVVLIDQHSAHERVLYEQFLGVLERGEAPSQRLLFPMTLHLGPDEAEAFEASRDLFNRLGFDIEHFGGNTLLVNAVPMPHPRFDAERCLRDTLAAMTGDRNASSHARHERLAATFACKAAIKAGDSMSPGEMRALFIALADTKLPAHDVHGRSTIVRLSWDELDRRFGRK, from the coding sequence ATGCCGCGCATTGCCATTCTCTCCAGCGCTGTCGCCGACCAGATCGCCGCCGGCGAGGTCGTCGAGCGTCCCGCGTCGGTGGTGAAGGAACTCGTCGAGAATGCCATCGACGCCGGTGCCAGCACCGTGGATATCACCATCGAGGATGGCGGACGCCAGCTGGTACGCATTGCCGATGATGGCTCCGGCATGGATCGTGATGATGCCGTGCTCGCGCTGTCGCGGCACGCGACCTCCAAAATTACGGCGGCCGAGCAACTCGTGGGGGTGCGCAGCTTCGGCTTTCGCGGGGAGGCGCTGCCAGCCATTGCCTCCGTGTCTGAACTGACCATCGAAACCGCACCCGACGATGGCGCCGGCTCGATCGTGAGAGTGGCCGGCGGTATTCTGCAAGAGACCCGCGATATCGCGCGCCGCCGCGGCACCACGGTGTCGGTGCACCGACTGTTTTTCAATACGCCTGCCAGACAGAAATTCCTGCGCAGTGCCCGCAGCGAATGGCGGGGGATTGTTGACACGGTGCAGGCCATCGCGACGTTGCGCCGCGATGTGCATTTCACCCTCCGCCATGATGGCAAGGTCGCGTTCGACCTGCCGGCTGTTGGCACATTGCGTTCGCGTCTCGCGGCGTTGTGGGGCGCTCGGGAGATGGAGCGCTTCGTTGATGTTGACGATGTACAGGGCCCTGTGCATGTCACCGGATTGGCCGAACGTCCCGCCGATGTTGGCACCGCAACGCGCCGGATCCTGCTCATTGTGAATGGGCGCCTGATTCGCGATCACGGTCTGGTTCGCGCTGCCGAGGCGGCCTACAAATCCACGCTGCCGTCTGGCGTGCGACCGTCACTGGTGCTGCAGGTACACGTGCCGGGCGGCGATGTGGATGTGAACGTCCACCCGGCCAAGGCAGAGGTGCGATTTCGCGATCGCTGGCCGATCGAACGGGCGGTGGAACAGGCCGTTCGACGGGCGCTAGGGCTCTTCGATGCCTCCGCCGGCCTTGGTGGATGGCGGACCTGGACGCCGTCCCCTTCGCCCGCGCCCGAGTGGCGTGCGGATCAACACGCCATGGAGCCGGCGGCGCTGCGAACAGCCCCCGCCCTCGACGGCTTGTTTGCCGCCAGACTCGACGGAGACGCCGCCCCGGCGTTCGATACACCACCGTGGGAAACCCACCTCGAAGCAACGGTGGGCGATGGGATGCCGGCCCCAGCTCCAATGGAGGATCCCGCCATCGAGCCGGTAGCGCCCGTCAGCGTCCCGCCGCTTATGCAGTTGCGTCGCATGTACCTCATGTTTGAACACGACGAGGGCGTGGTGCTCATCGACCAGCACTCGGCGCATGAGCGAGTACTGTATGAGCAATTCCTTGGGGTGTTGGAGCGGGGGGAGGCGCCTTCGCAGCGGTTGCTCTTCCCCATGACGCTGCACCTTGGTCCCGATGAGGCCGAGGCCTTTGAGGCCAGTCGCGACCTGTTCAACCGCCTCGGCTTCGATATTGAACATTTCGGCGGGAACACGTTGTTGGTGAACGCGGTCCCCATGCCCCATCCCCGCTTCGATGCGGAGCGCTGCCTACGGGATACACTCGCCGCGATGACCGGCGACCGGAACGCCAGCAGTCATGCCCGGCATGAACGGCTGGCGGCCACGTTTGCCTGCAAAGCCGCCATCAAGGCAGGCGACAGTATGTCACCCGGGGAGATGCGGGCCCTGTTCATCGCGCTGGCCGACACGAAGTTGCCGGCGCACGACGTGCATGGACGCAGTACCATCGTTCGTCTGTCCTGGGATGAGTTGGACCGTCGCTTTGGTCGCAAATAG
- the miaA gene encoding tRNA (adenosine(37)-N6)-dimethylallyltransferase MiaA: protein MTVPLCCVVGPTAAGKSALAMALAEARQLAIISADSRQVYCRFDIGTAKPTSAERARVSHFGVDVVSPTERYSAHRWAQSAEQWMQQAHEAGASPLVVGGTGLYIRALVQPLDPVPTLDAQRRAALAPWLAALPLWELQRWCAQLDPSRAHLGRTQLQRAVETALLDGTRLSDRLGQSDTPARPVRYLVVDPGAALATRIAARVEAMLAAGFVEEVERLNREIPADAPAWNASGYGVMRAAVEGTMSRGAAIERVIIETRQYAKRQRTWFRHQLPAPLVTVVNPLEDNALDVALAWWDAAQQSNGADR, encoded by the coding sequence ATGACCGTGCCCCTCTGTTGTGTGGTGGGGCCTACGGCCGCCGGAAAGAGTGCCTTGGCCATGGCGCTCGCCGAGGCGCGCCAGCTGGCCATCATCAGTGCCGATTCGCGACAGGTGTATTGCCGCTTCGATATCGGCACGGCAAAACCCACTTCGGCTGAGCGTGCGCGCGTGTCGCATTTCGGGGTGGATGTCGTGTCCCCCACCGAGCGCTATTCCGCGCACCGCTGGGCGCAGTCGGCCGAGCAGTGGATGCAGCAGGCGCACGAAGCTGGGGCGTCGCCGTTGGTGGTGGGCGGAACCGGCCTGTATATCCGGGCTTTGGTCCAACCCCTCGATCCGGTCCCCACACTTGATGCACAGCGGCGCGCGGCACTCGCGCCATGGCTGGCCGCGCTCCCCCTGTGGGAATTGCAGCGGTGGTGTGCGCAGCTCGACCCGTCGCGGGCCCATCTGGGGCGGACTCAACTCCAGCGTGCCGTGGAAACGGCCCTGCTCGATGGGACTCGGTTGAGCGATCGGCTCGGGCAGTCCGACACACCAGCACGACCGGTTCGCTATCTTGTGGTGGATCCGGGGGCTGCACTCGCCACACGAATTGCCGCGCGAGTTGAGGCCATGCTGGCCGCCGGGTTTGTCGAGGAAGTCGAACGTTTGAACCGGGAGATTCCCGCTGACGCACCTGCCTGGAATGCGAGTGGCTACGGGGTCATGCGGGCGGCCGTCGAAGGGACCATGTCACGGGGTGCGGCCATTGAACGGGTCATCATTGAGACACGACAGTACGCCAAGCGTCAGCGCACGTGGTTCCGCCATCAGTTGCCGGCGCCACTGGTGACCGTCGTGAATCCGCTGGAAGACAACGCACTGGATGTGGCGCTCGCATGGTGGGACGCGGCGCAACAGTCCAATGGAGCAGACAGATGA
- the bshA gene encoding N-acetyl-alpha-D-glucosaminyl L-malate synthase BshA, with translation MRIGITCYPTYGGSGAVATELGIALAARGHEVHFITYAQPFRLPSFLPRVYFHEVDVGRYPLFEYPPYDLALAVRMHEVVRDHQLDILHCHYAIPHATSAWIARSMLREEGRDVKVVTTLHGTDITIVGQERSFFTITKFSIEKSHAVTAVSDYLRDETYRAFGCVGCQVDVIYNFIDPDLYDRTRHIFPIPADVIKGRRVIMHISNFRPVKRVRDIVKTFARINLDVPSVLVMVGDGPERVEAEAEARDLGVAEHVLFLGKIDAIAPLLAGADLFLLTSDKESFGLSALEAMASGVPVIGAHAGGLPEVVTDGVTGYLRSVGDVDGMASAGIALLRDHDRWKTMSEAAAADARTRFSEAAIVAQYEALYERTIAQPSTLHSLSDSL, from the coding sequence ATGAGAATCGGCATCACGTGTTATCCCACTTATGGCGGCTCTGGCGCCGTGGCAACGGAACTGGGCATCGCCCTCGCCGCCCGTGGGCACGAAGTGCACTTCATCACCTACGCACAGCCCTTCCGGCTTCCCAGCTTCCTGCCGCGCGTCTACTTCCACGAAGTAGATGTCGGTCGCTATCCGCTGTTCGAGTATCCGCCCTACGATCTCGCCCTTGCGGTGCGTATGCACGAGGTGGTCCGCGACCACCAGCTCGATATTCTGCACTGTCACTACGCCATTCCACATGCGACCAGCGCGTGGATTGCGCGCTCGATGCTGCGCGAGGAAGGACGTGACGTGAAAGTGGTGACGACGCTGCACGGGACCGACATCACCATCGTGGGGCAGGAACGCTCGTTCTTTACGATCACCAAGTTTTCCATCGAGAAGTCGCACGCGGTAACAGCCGTGTCCGATTACCTGCGAGATGAAACGTACCGGGCCTTCGGGTGTGTGGGCTGTCAGGTCGATGTCATCTACAACTTTATCGATCCCGATCTGTACGATCGTACCCGCCATATCTTCCCGATCCCTGCCGATGTCATCAAGGGGCGGCGGGTCATCATGCACATCTCGAATTTCCGCCCCGTCAAACGGGTGCGCGATATCGTGAAAACGTTTGCCCGCATCAACCTCGACGTCCCTTCAGTACTGGTCATGGTCGGTGACGGGCCGGAGCGCGTGGAGGCCGAGGCCGAAGCACGCGACCTTGGCGTGGCGGAGCACGTGCTGTTCCTGGGAAAGATTGATGCCATCGCGCCCCTGTTGGCAGGAGCCGACCTCTTTCTGCTCACCAGCGACAAGGAATCGTTTGGGCTGAGTGCACTGGAGGCAATGGCCAGCGGGGTGCCGGTCATTGGTGCCCATGCCGGCGGGTTGCCGGAGGTGGTAACCGATGGGGTGACGGGATATCTGCGTTCCGTGGGGGATGTGGATGGCATGGCCAGTGCCGGCATTGCGCTGCTGCGTGACCATGACCGCTGGAAAACCATGAGCGAAGCGGCTGCGGCAGATGCCCGCACGCGATTCAGTGAAGCGGCCATTGTCGCGCAGTATGAAGCCTTATACGAGCGCACCATCGCGCAGCCTTCTACTCTGCACTCTCTCTCCGATTCGCTGTGA
- the uppP gene encoding undecaprenyl-diphosphatase UppP codes for MTIFQAIVLGVVQGLTELLPVSSSAHLALTPYLLGWQDPGLSFDVALHFGTLMALAWYFRAEWAEMTRSAVSILRHRRIETMHERRLVFLMVATVPAGVGGLLLNDLAKTTFRSPYIIGTTLIVLGILLWAIDRWSVRSRSIEEITLKDAIVVGCAQVLALVPGVSRSGSTITAGRLLHLDRPSAARFSFLMSMPITVAAVLKEAPEAIRVEGFSLPLVFGVLAAAVSSWLAITVLLRYVSKHSFGIFALYRVLLAGVVFYTLAIRGPS; via the coding sequence GTGACGATTTTTCAGGCCATTGTTCTTGGGGTGGTGCAGGGACTTACAGAGCTCCTGCCGGTGTCCAGTTCTGCGCATCTGGCGCTGACACCGTATCTGCTCGGCTGGCAAGATCCCGGGCTCTCGTTCGACGTGGCGCTGCATTTCGGCACGCTGATGGCGCTCGCATGGTACTTCCGGGCGGAATGGGCGGAGATGACCAGAAGCGCGGTCAGCATTCTTCGGCATCGCCGGATTGAGACCATGCACGAACGGCGGCTGGTATTCCTCATGGTGGCCACCGTGCCCGCCGGCGTTGGTGGCTTACTGCTCAATGATCTCGCGAAGACCACGTTCCGATCGCCCTACATCATCGGTACTACGCTCATCGTCTTGGGCATACTCCTGTGGGCGATCGATCGCTGGAGTGTGCGCTCGCGCAGTATTGAGGAGATAACGCTCAAAGACGCCATCGTGGTGGGATGCGCGCAGGTGCTGGCCCTGGTCCCCGGTGTATCCCGTTCGGGATCAACCATCACGGCTGGACGCTTGCTCCACTTGGATCGCCCGAGCGCGGCGCGCTTCAGTTTTCTGATGAGCATGCCCATTACGGTGGCCGCAGTACTCAAGGAGGCTCCGGAGGCGATCCGGGTCGAAGGATTCTCCCTGCCGTTGGTCTTTGGCGTACTGGCTGCCGCCGTCAGCAGCTGGCTCGCCATCACGGTACTCCTGCGCTACGTGAGCAAGCATAGCTTTGGCATCTTCGCCTTGTATCGCGTGCTGTTGGCCGGCGTCGTGTTCTACACGTTGGCCATCCGCGGTCCCTCATGA
- a CDS encoding biotin--[acetyl-CoA-carboxylase] ligase — MTAPSPALIHQVGLARLDYHVRVTSTMDVAHDLAEQGAPAGTLVLAAAQETGRGRSGKSWISEPNAGLWCTLVERPLDTRALDVLALRVGLALAEALTPLVDDVVQLKWPNDVLVAYRKLAGVLIEVRWRDGRPEWVAIGVGINRRVPPTFPDVACVRADVSRDALLLAVVPALRRAAAGVGPLTQTECQAWSARDCALGRRVIAPALGTVGGITPDGGVQVLDLQGSVRVLHSGSLIFAPDA, encoded by the coding sequence ATGACAGCCCCGTCGCCCGCACTCATTCACCAAGTGGGGCTCGCGCGTCTCGACTACCATGTGCGTGTCACGTCAACCATGGATGTGGCGCACGACCTGGCGGAGCAAGGCGCACCGGCGGGCACACTGGTGCTCGCGGCAGCGCAGGAAACGGGACGCGGGCGCAGCGGCAAGTCATGGATCTCCGAGCCCAATGCCGGTTTGTGGTGCACCCTTGTGGAACGTCCGCTCGATACGCGCGCCCTCGATGTGCTGGCGTTGCGCGTCGGGCTCGCACTTGCCGAGGCGTTGACGCCGCTGGTTGACGATGTGGTGCAACTCAAATGGCCCAACGATGTGCTGGTGGCGTATCGCAAGCTGGCTGGCGTGTTGATCGAAGTGCGCTGGCGTGATGGACGACCCGAGTGGGTTGCCATTGGTGTTGGCATCAATCGGCGCGTTCCACCGACATTTCCCGACGTCGCCTGTGTTCGTGCCGATGTTTCGCGCGACGCGCTCTTGCTTGCCGTGGTCCCCGCGCTGCGACGTGCCGCCGCTGGAGTTGGGCCACTCACCCAGACGGAATGTCAGGCGTGGTCGGCTCGGGATTGTGCGCTGGGGCGCCGAGTCATCGCACCAGCTCTCGGTACGGTCGGCGGCATTACCCCCGATGGCGGGGTCCAGGTTCTGGACCTGCAGGGCTCGGTGCGAGTGCTGCACAGCGGCTCGCTGATCTTCGCGCCGGACGCCTGA
- a CDS encoding co-chaperone GroES, with the protein MSKVAPLADRVVVKPLEEAEQMRGGLYIPDTAKEKPQQGTVVAVGPGRYEKDARVPMDVKAGDKILYGKYSGTEVTIEGEQLLILRESDILAVIN; encoded by the coding sequence ATGTCCAAGGTCGCGCCGCTCGCGGATCGCGTAGTCGTGAAGCCGCTCGAAGAGGCGGAGCAGATGCGCGGAGGGTTGTACATCCCCGATACCGCCAAGGAAAAGCCGCAGCAGGGTACCGTCGTTGCTGTTGGCCCCGGCCGCTATGAGAAGGACGCCCGCGTCCCGATGGACGTGAAGGCCGGAGACAAGATCCTCTACGGCAAGTACAGCGGCACCGAAGTGACGATCGAGGGCGAGCAGCTGCTCATCCTGCGCGAGTCCGATATTCTCGCCGTCATCAACTGA
- the groL gene encoding chaperonin GroEL (60 kDa chaperone family; promotes refolding of misfolded polypeptides especially under stressful conditions; forms two stacked rings of heptamers to form a barrel-shaped 14mer; ends can be capped by GroES; misfolded proteins enter the barrel where they are refolded when GroES binds), with amino-acid sequence MAAKELHFNTEARAALKRGVDQLAEAVKVTLGPKGRNVVIDKKFGAPTVTKDGVTVAKEIELADPIENMGAQMVKEVATKTSDLAGDGTTTATVLAQAIFREGLKNVTAGSNPMALKRGIEKAVASIVEELKRISVPTTGKKEIAQVGTISANNDPEIGNLIAEAMEKVGKDGVITVEEAKGLETTLETVDGMQFDRGYLSPYFVTDPEKMEAVLENALILIHDKKISAMKDLLPVLEKVAQLGKPLLIIAEDVEGEALATLVVNKLRGTLRIVAVKAPGFGDRRKAMLQDIATLTKGQVISDEVGFKLENAVLTDLGSAKRVVIDKDNTTIIDGAGEQKDIEGRVKEIRAAIDKSTSDYDREKLQERLAKLAGGVAVINVGAATEAEMKEKKARVEDALHATRAAVEEGIVPGGGVALVRAQHVLKDVKVAERDEQIGVDIIRRAIEEPLRMIVQNAGGEGSIVIEKIRTAKETSFGYNALTDVYEDLVQAGVIDPTKVTRTALQNAASIAGLLLTTEALIVEKKDDKPAAPAGGPGMGGMY; translated from the coding sequence ATGGCTGCTAAAGAACTGCATTTCAACACGGAAGCGCGCGCGGCACTCAAGCGTGGCGTTGATCAGCTGGCCGAGGCCGTAAAGGTCACGCTCGGCCCCAAGGGTCGCAATGTCGTCATCGACAAGAAGTTCGGCGCCCCGACGGTCACGAAGGACGGTGTGACGGTCGCCAAGGAAATCGAACTGGCCGATCCGATCGAGAACATGGGCGCGCAGATGGTGAAGGAAGTCGCGACCAAGACCTCCGACCTCGCCGGTGACGGCACCACGACCGCCACGGTCCTCGCCCAGGCGATTTTCCGTGAAGGCCTCAAGAATGTGACCGCCGGTTCCAACCCGATGGCGCTCAAGCGCGGCATCGAGAAGGCCGTCGCGTCGATCGTCGAAGAGCTGAAGCGCATCTCCGTGCCCACCACGGGCAAGAAGGAAATCGCGCAAGTCGGCACGATCTCGGCCAACAACGACCCCGAGATCGGTAACCTCATCGCGGAAGCGATGGAAAAGGTCGGCAAGGACGGCGTCATCACCGTTGAAGAGGCCAAGGGCCTCGAGACGACGCTGGAGACGGTCGACGGTATGCAGTTCGACCGCGGCTACCTCTCGCCGTACTTCGTCACGGATCCGGAAAAGATGGAAGCCGTTCTCGAGAACGCGCTCATCCTGATCCACGACAAGAAGATCTCGGCCATGAAGGACCTCCTCCCGGTCCTCGAGAAGGTGGCGCAGCTCGGCAAGCCCCTCCTCATCATTGCGGAAGACGTCGAAGGCGAAGCCCTCGCCACGCTCGTCGTGAACAAGCTCCGTGGCACGCTGCGCATCGTCGCCGTCAAGGCGCCGGGCTTCGGCGATCGCCGCAAGGCGATGTTGCAGGACATCGCGACGCTCACGAAGGGGCAGGTCATCTCCGACGAAGTCGGCTTCAAGCTTGAGAACGCGGTCCTCACGGACCTCGGTTCGGCCAAGCGCGTTGTGATCGACAAGGACAACACGACGATCATCGACGGCGCTGGCGAGCAGAAGGACATCGAAGGCCGCGTGAAGGAAATCCGCGCCGCCATCGACAAGAGCACGTCGGACTACGATCGTGAGAAGCTCCAGGAGCGTCTCGCGAAGCTAGCCGGTGGCGTGGCCGTCATCAACGTCGGCGCTGCGACCGAAGCCGAAATGAAGGAAAAGAAGGCCCGCGTTGAAGACGCGCTGCACGCCACGCGTGCCGCCGTCGAAGAAGGCATCGTCCCGGGCGGCGGCGTCGCACTCGTGCGCGCGCAGCATGTCCTCAAGGACGTCAAGGTCGCCGAGCGCGACGAGCAGATCGGTGTCGACATCATCCGTCGCGCCATCGAAGAGCCGCTGCGCATGATCGTGCAGAACGCTGGCGGTGAAGGCTCGATCGTGATCGAGAAGATCCGTACGGCCAAGGAAACGAGCTTCGGCTACAACGCCCTCACGGACGTGTACGAAGACCTCGTGCAGGCTGGCGTCATCGACCCGACCAAGGTCACGCGTACGGCCCTCCAGAACGCGGCGTCGATCGCCGGTCTGCTGCTCACGACCGAAGCGCTCATCGTCGAGAAGAAGGACGACAAGCCGGCGGCGCCGGCTGGCGGCCCTGGCATGGGTGGCATGTACTAA
- a CDS encoding fimbrial biogenesis chaperone: MPRFVLVAALTALVPSSASAQLAIDKLDLFLRPDGTDQRSGVLTVRNDGQTAAQAVVRLEDWDRAPDGNNRFFPAGTVPGSCAPSLQVFPQALTLKPGETQSVRIDYTGPASRAKECWSLVVVETPAPRAQANGRQLLYNIRSGLKVYVAPEGLTLHGEVEGLSVARTKSNGRDQDVAIVAFANKGARHFVTKARIEIRREDNSLVQTVDLPPMYALPGATMHATAVLPTLPAGRYLLISVVDYGGSEIAAGMYTHEVR, translated from the coding sequence ATGCCGCGTTTCGTTCTGGTGGCCGCACTGACGGCGCTTGTGCCGTCCAGTGCCAGCGCTCAGCTGGCCATCGACAAGCTCGATCTGTTTCTGCGCCCTGACGGGACGGACCAGCGGAGCGGTGTCCTGACCGTCCGCAATGACGGCCAGACGGCCGCACAGGCCGTAGTGCGTCTTGAAGACTGGGATCGAGCCCCCGATGGCAACAACCGGTTCTTCCCCGCGGGTACCGTGCCCGGAAGTTGCGCCCCTTCGCTGCAGGTCTTTCCGCAGGCGCTGACGCTCAAGCCTGGGGAAACACAAAGCGTACGCATCGATTATACCGGTCCAGCATCGAGGGCCAAGGAATGCTGGTCGCTGGTGGTTGTCGAAACGCCGGCACCACGCGCGCAGGCCAATGGGCGTCAATTGCTGTACAACATCCGCTCGGGGCTCAAGGTGTATGTGGCGCCCGAAGGACTCACGCTCCATGGCGAAGTGGAAGGATTGTCGGTCGCGCGTACGAAGTCGAATGGACGTGATCAGGATGTGGCCATTGTCGCCTTTGCCAACAAGGGCGCGCGTCATTTCGTGACCAAGGCCCGCATTGAGATTCGTCGTGAAGACAACAGCCTCGTGCAGACGGTCGATCTCCCTCCCATGTACGCACTGCCAGGCGCCACCATGCACGCCACGGCAGTTTTGCCCACGCTACCGGCGGGGCGGTACCTGTTGATCAGTGTCGTGGACTACGGCGGCAGTGAGATTGCCGCGGGCATGTACACTCACGAGGTACGCTGA